The stretch of DNA ACGACTCGCGAATAGCGGAAGCTAATTGCAATTCATCGGCGGACTGCGCCACAAGCTCGCGGTAGTCATCGCTACCGCGAGCGCGTCCAAATCGCGCCGGATCCAAAACCTGATGCGCGGGTCTTAGCGCCAGACTACAGGCCTAAGAACCCTATTGAGACTGGCGAAGCTGGTCACCATTCCGGCTAGGGGCCGACGGCCATCGGTCACAACAACTGGAGGGCAAGAGACAGAGTCAGGAGCACAAGGCAAGCACTTTCGCCTCGGACGAGTCGAGCGGGTCAACCTAAGGCCTGCTATAAGCTTGAGTGGACATTCACCGAGAAGTAGGAGTACGTGGCCTTGGCCGATGCAAAACTTGTAGAAGCGAGGCGCTTACTTCGCGGCGGAAAAATCGCTGAGCGAGCTGGCGACCTCAAAGAGGCCAAAAATCTGTACCGTCGCGGTCTGATTCTCGACCCGAATGCATCACCGGCTGATTGGGACTTGTTAGAGGAGACTCCCCGACTCTTCCGGGAGCGGCGTGCGCTCTACTCGTTGCTGGCAATCCGTGTCGAAGACATGTCGCGGGCTTGCCGCCTCGAGTCCAAGCAGGACCATGAGGTCCCGCCCAGTAACCCGCTGACGTTCGTTTATTGGGGGCAAGGGTTCAGCTCCGCGCCGCCTATTGTGCAGGCATGCTACCGGCAGGCCCAGCAGCTACACGCAAGCAGCGAAATAGTGTTCCTCGATGACAGTAACTTGCACGACTGGGTTACGTTCCCTCCCCATGTCACTGACATCTCCAACATCAGCCGTGCGGCATTCTCTGATGTCCTTCGCTTCGAGTTATTGGCCAAGTACGGGGGGATCTGGATGGACGCCACGTGCATGCCGATGAAGCGCATGCAGGACGTGTACCCGGAGCTGGTGGCAGGTTCTGGCTTCTTCGCTTTCGGCAAAGACAAACCAGGACTGATTTCAAATTGGTTCCTGGCTAGCGAGCAGGGCAACTACATCACTCGCATGACACGCGACGCTCTGAAACTATATTGGGGTACCTACGACAGGCCCATTACCTACTTCTTCATGCACCACCTGTTCATGTACCTGTATCGGCTTGACGATAGGTTTGGCAGCCTCTGGGATAAGGCAACCGTGAGGCCAGACGACCCAAGAGCGGTTAACCGTTCGATGCTCAAGGAGCAAGAAGAAGTGAACCTGGGCGTCCTGCTCTCCGGTAGCTTCGTTCATAAACTAAGCCACAAATATGGGCCCGACGTAGCGAGTCCAACCAGCGTTCAACAGGCACTCGTGGACTCGTTCGCCGCTCAGCTAATCTCGTAGATGCGACGGCATCATGTACTATTGCGGGCTCATACTCAATGTAAGCGCCACGCTAGTTCAAGAACGCTTGCCCCGACCTAGCGTGGCGCGCTGCTTAGTACATGCAACCGTACAATGAGGATGTCGTCAGACATGGCTCAGAGAGTGCGTCGGCAGCGAATGTGATGCAAAACGCAACGGGCCGTGCCTGGGATCCTGAGTGCAAGATGGTCCTCCGGCGTCAGCTTCGGCACGAGAAGAAGCTAAAGACGCGCTCCTACCTCAGTCAGGAACGATGCTAGGAAGCCAATCACTGCCCGATTAGGCTTCTGCCTTCTCCGTCTGAGTGGACGTGAGATGCTCGCGCCAATGACTATGTTGCCCGCCGAAGCTTTTGGGGCTGGCTAACTAGTGTGAGCCTCTTCACGAGCATGAGTCTCTGCGGGCTTAGGAGTTAAGGAGGCGGGAGTGCACGAGGAGGTCGGCGCCACCACCCGGATGAATCGATTCCAGGAAACGCGGTAGGCTAGCCGTTGGACAATCAGGACATCGCGACGAGATGCCCTACCGCCGGTCCGACGCAGGGGCACCTACTCCGCCGACCGGAACGGAACCACGAAATATGCAATCCCATGGGGGACAGGAATCGAAATGATCGTTCAAACTGTAATTCTTGCTGCTGGCATGGGAACACGTCTGGCAAGACCCCATCCGAAGTCAATGACAGAGCTGAGCGACGGGCGCACGATCATGCACCAGCAGGTGCACAACCTGAAGAGCGCCTTCGGTAAGAAGCTTCGGCTGACC from Arthrobacter sp. B3I9 encodes:
- a CDS encoding capsular polysaccharide synthesis protein is translated as MALADAKLVEARRLLRGGKIAERAGDLKEAKNLYRRGLILDPNASPADWDLLEETPRLFRERRALYSLLAIRVEDMSRACRLESKQDHEVPPSNPLTFVYWGQGFSSAPPIVQACYRQAQQLHASSEIVFLDDSNLHDWVTFPPHVTDISNISRAAFSDVLRFELLAKYGGIWMDATCMPMKRMQDVYPELVAGSGFFAFGKDKPGLISNWFLASEQGNYITRMTRDALKLYWGTYDRPITYFFMHHLFMYLYRLDDRFGSLWDKATVRPDDPRAVNRSMLKEQEEVNLGVLLSGSFVHKLSHKYGPDVASPTSVQQALVDSFAAQLIS